Proteins from one Comamonas flocculans genomic window:
- a CDS encoding sensor domain-containing protein, with the protein MSDAPLPPPADDGPDAPARGGRRQALLALLQQAGRMAGLGVWEITTGRGVTLWTDTCNTLLGLAPGSPVDAGLIDTHVAPPWRAELRARLLSGLRAGASWSMPLQILRADGRLLWVLVAAEPALENGRVRCLRGILQDIDEARRREEQLRESERHLSHIFRMVPLPMGISRRSDNKYLLVNPAWEAMTGIHQEETSGLSAIEMGLYDPEDRARMIAAIDAKGQLDNHEIKLYIRGGQQRTVVQSIRELDYHGEPCWLFSAHDVTERIRNEKRIREREELLSLTVSAAALGLWDWDLVSGQITGDERWRAMHGLAPGRGPWAWPACSSGITEADLQAIEQAAQAHGEHPTQPFDQTWRVVLGSGAVRWIRNLGKIVRPDGQGPGLRMLGVSLDVTQQLEQQEQLRHLAHYDVLTQLPNRLKLAQHLQEEMALARRSGSLLGVVYLDLDRFKPVNDTLGHDVGDQLLVGVARRLGAALRSGDRTARLGGDEFIILLPGLNSRGDCERKLRQLMQRLCRPYMLGVHQVRVTASMGYTLYPLDTPDADADTLLRHADQAMYQAKQAGRNRFCSFDALHARDQQEQQARLQHLEQALQRREFALYLQPKVHVGTRQIVGAECLIRWNHPQDGVLSPAAFLPALAGSALEIAFDRWVFDEALRCIGRLQAAGWPLALSVNISAQYLQHEGFAQWVLQCLERYPQVDASLIELEIIESAALYNIEHVSAELTRLRAKGMRVALDDFGTGYSSLTYLRRLPMDALKIDQSFIRDMLSDPDDMTIVQSIIGLAQAFHCEVIGEGVETAEQACELQRLGCALQQGYHWARPMPLDAFLEWARQYAPAQGQGAR; encoded by the coding sequence ATGAGCGATGCACCGTTGCCGCCGCCTGCCGACGACGGCCCCGACGCGCCAGCGCGCGGTGGTCGCAGGCAGGCGCTGCTCGCGCTGCTGCAGCAGGCCGGGCGCATGGCGGGCCTGGGCGTTTGGGAGATCACCACGGGCCGGGGTGTCACGCTCTGGACCGACACCTGCAATACCCTGCTGGGCCTGGCGCCGGGCAGCCCGGTCGATGCCGGGCTCATCGACACCCATGTGGCGCCGCCCTGGCGCGCCGAGCTGCGTGCGCGCCTGCTGAGCGGCCTGCGTGCGGGGGCGTCATGGTCCATGCCGCTGCAGATCCTGCGCGCCGACGGGCGCCTGTTGTGGGTGCTGGTGGCCGCCGAGCCGGCGCTGGAAAACGGGCGCGTGCGCTGCCTGCGCGGCATCCTGCAGGACATCGATGAGGCGCGTCGGCGCGAAGAACAGCTGCGCGAGTCCGAACGCCATCTCTCGCACATCTTTCGCATGGTGCCGCTGCCCATGGGCATCTCGCGGCGCAGCGACAACAAATACCTGCTGGTCAACCCCGCCTGGGAGGCGATGACCGGCATCCACCAGGAAGAGACCAGCGGCCTGAGCGCGATCGAGATGGGCCTGTACGACCCCGAGGACCGCGCGCGCATGATCGCCGCCATCGATGCCAAGGGCCAGCTGGACAACCACGAGATCAAGCTCTACATCCGCGGCGGCCAGCAGCGCACCGTGGTGCAGTCGATACGCGAGCTCGACTACCACGGGGAGCCCTGCTGGCTGTTCTCCGCGCACGACGTGACCGAGCGCATCCGCAACGAAAAGCGCATCCGCGAGCGCGAGGAGCTGCTGTCACTGACCGTCTCGGCCGCGGCACTGGGTCTGTGGGACTGGGACCTGGTCAGCGGCCAGATCACCGGCGATGAGCGCTGGCGCGCCATGCACGGCCTTGCGCCGGGGCGCGGCCCCTGGGCCTGGCCGGCCTGCAGCAGCGGCATCACCGAGGCCGACCTGCAAGCCATAGAGCAGGCGGCGCAGGCCCATGGCGAACACCCGACGCAGCCCTTCGACCAGACCTGGCGCGTGGTGCTGGGCAGCGGCGCGGTGCGCTGGATACGCAATCTGGGCAAGATCGTGCGGCCCGACGGCCAGGGCCCCGGCCTGCGCATGCTGGGCGTGAGCCTGGACGTGACGCAGCAGCTCGAGCAGCAGGAGCAGCTGCGCCACCTGGCGCACTACGACGTGCTCACGCAGCTGCCCAACCGGCTCAAGCTGGCCCAGCACCTGCAGGAGGAAATGGCGCTGGCGCGGCGCAGCGGCTCCCTGCTGGGCGTGGTCTACCTGGACCTGGACCGCTTCAAGCCGGTCAACGACACGCTGGGCCACGACGTCGGCGACCAGCTGCTGGTGGGCGTGGCGCGGCGCCTGGGCGCTGCGCTGCGCAGCGGCGACCGCACCGCGCGTCTGGGGGGCGATGAATTCATCATCCTGTTGCCCGGCCTGAACAGCCGCGGCGACTGCGAACGCAAGCTGCGCCAGCTGATGCAGCGGCTGTGTCGCCCCTACATGCTCGGCGTGCACCAGGTGCGCGTCACCGCCAGCATGGGCTACACGCTGTACCCGCTGGACACGCCCGACGCCGACGCCGACACCCTGCTGCGCCACGCCGACCAGGCCATGTACCAGGCCAAGCAGGCCGGGCGCAACCGTTTTTGCAGCTTCGACGCGCTGCACGCGCGCGACCAGCAGGAGCAGCAGGCGCGGCTGCAGCACTTGGAGCAGGCGCTGCAGCGGCGCGAGTTCGCGCTCTATCTGCAACCCAAGGTGCACGTGGGCACGCGCCAGATCGTCGGCGCCGAATGCCTGATCCGCTGGAACCATCCGCAGGACGGCGTGCTCTCGCCGGCCGCCTTCCTGCCCGCACTGGCCGGCAGCGCGCTGGAGATCGCCTTCGATCGCTGGGTCTTCGACGAGGCCCTGCGCTGCATCGGCCGCCTGCAGGCCGCCGGCTGGCCGCTGGCGCTGAGCGTGAACATCTCCGCCCAGTACCTGCAGCACGAAGGCTTTGCACAGTGGGTGCTGCAGTGCCTGGAGCGCTATCCGCAGGTGGATGCTTCGCTGATCGAGCTGGAGATCATCGAAAGCGCCGCGCTCTACAACATCGAGCACGTCTCGGCCGAGCTCACGCGCCTGCGCGCCAAGGGCATGCGCGTGGCGCTGGACGACTTCGGCACCGGCTATTCGTCGCTGACCTACCTGCGCCGCCTGCCCATGGACGCGCTCAAGATCGACCAGAGCTTCATCCGCGACATGCTCAGCGACCCCGACGACATGACCATCGTGCAGAGCATCATCGGCCTGGCGCAGGCCTTCCATTGCGAGGTGATAGGCGAAGGGGTGGAAACCGCCGAGCAGGCGTGCGAGCTGCAGCGCCTGGGCTGCGCGCTGCAGCAGGGCTACCACTGGGCGCGCCCGATGCCGCTGGACGCCTTTCTGGAATGGGCGCGCCAGTACGCGCCGGCCCAGGGGCAGGGCGCGCGCTGA
- the holA gene encoding DNA polymerase III subunit delta — MQLALNQLDAHLQKGLKPLYLLHGDEPLLQQEAQDAIRTAARAQGYAERSSFTVSGAHFDWGAVLAAGGSLSLFADKQVIELRIPGGKPGKDGSAALQQIAAAAQGNDSTLTLISLPRLDKATRTSAWFSALEAAGVGIAIEPIAREQLPRWIAERLAVQGQRVAAGSEGQHTLQFFADRVEGNLLAAHQEIQKLALLYPPGELSAGQVESAVLNVARYDVFQLAEAVLAGQVGRVQRMLDGLRAEGEAEVLVHWALAEDIRQLARVRAAIDAGRPLGAALREARVWGKKERLYERLLPRLSARRLAQLLMSAHRVDGIVKGLKIPDWPSDPWLALARLAQQLARVAQGEAARG; from the coding sequence ATGCAGCTTGCCCTGAACCAGCTTGACGCCCACCTGCAAAAGGGCCTCAAACCCCTGTACCTGCTGCATGGCGACGAGCCCTTGCTGCAGCAAGAGGCGCAGGATGCGATCCGCACCGCCGCACGCGCGCAGGGCTATGCCGAGCGCAGCAGCTTCACCGTGAGCGGTGCGCACTTCGATTGGGGTGCGGTGCTTGCGGCGGGCGGCAGCTTGAGCCTGTTTGCCGACAAGCAGGTTATCGAGCTGCGCATTCCCGGCGGCAAGCCGGGCAAGGACGGATCGGCCGCGTTGCAACAGATCGCTGCCGCCGCGCAGGGCAACGACAGCACGCTCACCCTGATCAGCCTGCCGCGCCTGGACAAGGCCACGCGCACCAGCGCCTGGTTCAGCGCGCTGGAAGCCGCCGGCGTCGGCATCGCCATCGAGCCCATCGCGCGCGAGCAGCTGCCGCGCTGGATCGCCGAGCGCCTGGCCGTCCAGGGCCAGCGCGTGGCGGCCGGCAGCGAGGGCCAGCACACGCTGCAATTCTTCGCCGACCGCGTCGAGGGCAATCTGCTGGCGGCGCACCAGGAAATCCAGAAGCTCGCACTGCTGTATCCGCCGGGCGAACTTTCGGCCGGACAGGTCGAATCCGCCGTGCTCAACGTCGCGCGCTACGACGTGTTCCAGCTTGCCGAAGCGGTGCTCGCCGGGCAGGTGGGGCGGGTGCAGCGCATGCTCGACGGCCTGCGCGCCGAAGGCGAGGCCGAGGTGCTGGTGCACTGGGCGCTGGCCGAGGACATCCGCCAGCTTGCGCGGGTGCGCGCCGCCATCGACGCCGGCCGCCCCCTGGGCGCCGCGCTGCGCGAGGCGCGCGTCTGGGGCAAGAAGGAGCGCCTGTACGAGCGCCTGCTGCCGCGACTGAGCGCGCGGCGCCTGGCGCAGCTCTTGATGTCCGCGCACCGCGTGGACGGCATCGTCAAGGGTTTGAAGATACCCGACTGGCCTTCCGACCCCTGGCTCGCGCTGGCGCGCCTGGCGCAGCAGCTCGCCCGAGTGGCGCAGGGCGAGGCCGCCAGGGGCTAG
- the lptE gene encoding LPS assembly lipoprotein LptE: protein MPQRRTLLVLLAAAPLAGCGFHLRGAPEFAFSSLYLAPGGTSLNQPLIRTLQGAGGGLLLHTDPGQQAQAEVVLELFGEQRSRTVVGMTTAGQVRELQLGLSVHFRLRDQRGGVWIGDTRLARTEDVSYSESVSLAKESEEALLYRNMQMDLVQQIVRRLAAVKAPR from the coding sequence ATGCCCCAGCGCCGCACCCTGCTTGTCCTGCTCGCCGCCGCGCCGCTGGCCGGCTGCGGCTTTCACCTGCGCGGCGCGCCCGAGTTCGCCTTCTCCTCGCTCTACCTCGCGCCCGGCGGCACCTCGCTGAACCAGCCGCTGATCCGCACGCTGCAGGGCGCGGGCGGGGGCCTGCTGCTGCATACCGACCCCGGGCAGCAGGCCCAGGCCGAAGTGGTGCTGGAACTCTTTGGCGAGCAGCGCAGCCGCACCGTGGTCGGCATGACCACGGCCGGCCAGGTGCGCGAGCTGCAGCTGGGGCTGTCGGTCCATTTTCGGCTTCGGGACCAGCGCGGCGGCGTGTGGATAGGCGACACGCGCCTGGCGCGCACCGAGGACGTGAGCTACAGCGAATCCGTCTCGCTCGCCAAGGAATCGGAAGAGGCGCTGCTTTACCGCAACATGCAGATGGACCTGGTGCAGCAGATCGTGCGCCGCCTGGCGGCGGTGAAGGCGCCGCGCTAG
- the leuS gene encoding leucine--tRNA ligase, with the protein MQDRYDPAAVERAAHAHWTATDAYRVTEDERKQKFYACSMLPYPSGKLHMGHVRNYTINDMLTRSLRMRGYNVLMPMGWDAFGLPAENAALKNKVPPAQWTWDNIATMKGQMQAMGLAIDWSREVATCDPAYYRWNQWLFLKMLEKGIAYRKTQVVNWDPVDQTVLANEQVIDGRGWRTGALVEKREIPGYYLKITDYAQELLDHVQPGGDRATLTGWPDKVRLMQENWIGKSSGVRFAFTHDIQGADGELIQGGKMYVFTTRADTIMGVTFCAVAPEHPLAAHAASGNPRLAEFIQHCKEGGTTEAELALKEKEGMPTGLTVTHPLTGEAVAVWVGNYVLMGYGDGAVMGVPAHDERDFAFAKKYKLPIRQVVAVEGEAFSLDGWQDWYGDKARAHCVNSGVLDGLSHAQAVDRVAALLAGKGLGEKKTTWRLRDWGISRQRYWGTPIPIIHCASCGVVPVPEKDLPVVLPEGLVPDGSGNPLNKCEAFLKVACPCCGKPARRETDTMDTFVDSSWYFMRYCDPKNDQAMVADGARYWMPMDQYIGGIEHAILHLLYARFWTKVMRDLGLVKVDEPFTRLLTQGMVLNHIYSRRNAKGGKDYFWPKDVEHVFDEAGKIVGAKLKNPADSGDGLLPVGTAIDYEGVGTMSKSKNNGVDPQDLIEKYGADTARLYTMFTSPPELTLEWNDSAVEGSSRFLRRVWGFGSKLVAMDMQAAIASVAGATALKDVKFGKAAKALRLEIHGVLKQVDYDYQRMQYNTVVSGAMKMLNALEGFKALEDAGAQVALIEGYGILLRVLYPATPHITHVLWQELGYAGVLGELLDAPWPQVDEDALRQDEIELMLQVNGKLRGAIQVSATADKATIEQVALASPEAQKFTLGAAPKKLIVVPGRLVNIVV; encoded by the coding sequence ATGCAAGACCGATACGATCCCGCCGCCGTGGAGCGCGCCGCGCACGCCCACTGGACAGCCACCGACGCCTACCGCGTCACCGAGGACGAGCGCAAGCAGAAGTTCTACGCCTGCTCCATGCTGCCCTACCCCAGCGGCAAGCTGCACATGGGGCACGTGCGCAACTACACCATCAACGACATGCTCACGCGCAGCCTGCGCATGCGCGGCTACAACGTGCTCATGCCGATGGGCTGGGATGCGTTCGGCCTGCCCGCCGAGAACGCGGCGCTGAAAAACAAGGTGCCGCCTGCCCAGTGGACCTGGGACAACATCGCGACCATGAAGGGCCAGATGCAGGCCATGGGCCTGGCGATCGACTGGAGCCGCGAGGTCGCTACCTGCGACCCCGCGTACTACAGGTGGAACCAGTGGCTGTTCCTGAAGATGCTGGAAAAAGGCATCGCCTACCGCAAGACGCAGGTGGTCAACTGGGACCCGGTGGACCAGACCGTGCTGGCCAACGAGCAGGTGATCGACGGGCGCGGCTGGCGCACCGGCGCGCTGGTGGAAAAGCGCGAGATCCCGGGCTACTACCTGAAGATCACCGACTACGCGCAGGAGCTGCTCGACCACGTGCAGCCCGGCGGCGACAGGGCGACGTTGACCGGCTGGCCCGACAAGGTGCGGCTGATGCAGGAGAACTGGATAGGCAAGTCCAGCGGCGTGCGCTTTGCCTTCACGCACGACATCCAGGGCGCGGATGGCGAGCTGATCCAGGGCGGGAAGATGTACGTCTTCACCACCCGTGCCGACACCATCATGGGCGTGACCTTCTGCGCCGTCGCGCCCGAGCACCCGCTGGCCGCACATGCCGCCAGCGGCAACCCCAGGCTCGCCGAATTCATCCAGCACTGCAAGGAAGGCGGCACCACCGAGGCCGAACTGGCGCTGAAGGAAAAAGAGGGCATGCCCACGGGCCTCACGGTCACGCACCCGCTCACCGGCGAGGCGGTCGCGGTCTGGGTCGGCAACTACGTCTTGATGGGCTACGGCGACGGCGCGGTGATGGGCGTGCCGGCGCACGACGAGCGCGACTTCGCCTTTGCCAAGAAATACAAGCTGCCGATCCGGCAGGTGGTGGCGGTCGAGGGCGAGGCCTTTTCGCTCGATGGCTGGCAGGACTGGTACGGCGACAAGGCGCGCGCGCACTGCGTCAACTCCGGCGTGCTCGACGGTTTGAGCCACGCGCAGGCGGTGGACAGGGTCGCCGCGCTGCTGGCGGGAAAAGGCCTGGGCGAGAAGAAGACCACCTGGCGCCTGCGCGACTGGGGCATCTCGCGCCAGCGCTATTGGGGCACGCCGATTCCCATCATCCATTGCGCATCCTGCGGCGTGGTGCCGGTGCCCGAGAAGGACTTGCCGGTGGTGCTGCCCGAAGGCCTGGTACCCGATGGCAGCGGCAATCCCTTGAACAAGTGCGAAGCCTTCCTCAAGGTGGCCTGCCCCTGCTGCGGCAAGCCGGCCCGGCGCGAGACCGACACCATGGACACCTTCGTGGACAGCTCCTGGTACTTCATGCGCTACTGCGACCCGAAGAACGACCAGGCCATGGTGGCGGACGGCGCGCGGTACTGGATGCCGATGGACCAGTACATCGGCGGCATCGAACACGCCATCCTGCACCTGCTGTACGCGCGTTTCTGGACCAAGGTGATGCGTGACCTGGGCCTGGTCAAGGTCGACGAGCCCTTCACCCGCCTGCTCACCCAGGGCATGGTCTTGAACCATATCTACAGCCGGCGCAACGCCAAGGGCGGCAAGGACTATTTCTGGCCCAAGGACGTGGAGCACGTGTTCGACGAGGCCGGCAAGATCGTCGGTGCCAAGTTGAAGAACCCGGCAGACAGTGGCGATGGCCTGCTGCCCGTGGGCACCGCCATCGATTACGAGGGCGTGGGCACCATGTCCAAGTCCAAGAACAACGGCGTCGATCCGCAGGACCTGATCGAGAAGTACGGTGCCGACACCGCGCGGCTGTACACCATGTTTACCTCGCCGCCCGAGCTCACGCTGGAGTGGAACGACTCGGCGGTGGAGGGCAGCAGCCGTTTCCTGCGCCGCGTCTGGGGTTTCGGCAGCAAGCTCGTTGCCATGGACATGCAAGCTGCCATCGCAAGCGTGGCGGGGGCTACAGCACTAAAAGATGTGAAATTCGGCAAGGCGGCAAAGGCCTTGCGGCTGGAGATCCACGGCGTGCTCAAGCAGGTGGACTACGACTACCAGCGCATGCAGTACAACACCGTGGTCTCGGGCGCGATGAAGATGCTCAACGCGCTCGAAGGCTTCAAGGCGCTGGAGGATGCGGGCGCCCAGGTGGCGCTGATCGAGGGCTACGGCATCCTGCTGCGCGTGCTCTACCCGGCCACGCCGCACATCACCCATGTGCTCTGGCAGGAGCTGGGCTACGCCGGCGTGCTCGGCGAGCTGCTGGACGCGCCCTGGCCGCAGGTGGACGAGGACGCCCTCAGGCAGGACGAGATCGAGCTCATGCTGCAGGTCAACGGCAAGCTGCGCGGCGCCATCCAGGTCAGCGCCACGGCCGACAAGGCGACCATCGAGCAGGTGGCGCTGGCCAGCCCCGAGGCGCAGAAATTTACCCTGGGCGCGGCGCCGAAAAAGCTCATCGTCGTGCCCGGGCGCCTGGTGAACATCGTCGTCTGA
- a CDS encoding S24 family peptidase — translation MRLADAVNKLAEGNVASFGRLLGYRGGAFVRQMLLGRRAISDKTVRRIESLRGMRGWFSPALAHAQEDAAPAYDYGAGPEVYQLYPVQLRVRTGIAGYTVVPDESDEDAPLSLHRHWLARRGYRPTRLLALRMAAAGMEPALHVGDVFVLDTAETTLRDGQVFAINFYGEVLVRRVQRDGDGWWLVADNLDQARYPRKACAGPDCVPIGRVVFKQGENI, via the coding sequence ATGCGCTTGGCCGATGCGGTAAACAAGCTGGCCGAAGGCAATGTGGCGTCTTTCGGCCGGCTGCTGGGGTATCGGGGCGGCGCCTTCGTGCGCCAGATGCTGCTCGGTCGGCGCGCCATCTCGGACAAGACGGTGCGCCGCATCGAATCCCTGCGCGGCATGCGCGGCTGGTTTTCACCGGCGCTCGCGCACGCGCAAGAGGACGCGGCGCCGGCCTACGACTATGGCGCGGGGCCTGAGGTGTATCAGCTCTATCCAGTGCAGCTGCGGGTGCGCACGGGTATCGCTGGCTATACCGTGGTGCCCGACGAGAGCGACGAAGACGCACCGCTGTCCCTGCATCGCCACTGGCTGGCGCGGCGGGGCTACCGGCCTACGCGGCTGCTGGCGCTGCGCATGGCGGCTGCAGGGATGGAGCCGGCCCTGCACGTGGGCGATGTCTTCGTGCTGGACACCGCCGAGACCACACTGCGCGATGGCCAGGTGTTTGCCATCAATTTCTACGGCGAGGTGCTGGTGCGCCGCGTGCAACGCGACGGCGACGGCTGGTGGCTGGTGGCGGACAACCTCGACCAGGCGCGCTATCCGCGCAAGGCCTGTGCCGGGCCGGACTGTGTGCCCATCGGGCGCGTGGTCTTCAAACAGGGCGAGAACATATGA
- a CDS encoding putative bifunctional diguanylate cyclase/phosphodiesterase — protein MIATIGAGLHVSGVSAGFTRLLGHAPIQARGRRLDELLRGPDTDEPSLQALCAAIASGQEWQTVLLIHTAHGAARWMAVSASALRGDGGAAPHSVVVLDEVTHVGDHAALQHLVLDAMAQGAPLHDAARLLCREMEQAVPGCTAVLLARDAQGRLRIVAAPSLPPALESLVDGHAGGARCGCCTAATTGQAVRAADIASDPRWDAVGGAFVAHGLQACHAYPVASREGAVLGVFALYCPETLDTDGWHGQLANAGLRLCTLLLEREHERARIHQLAYYDGLTGLANRSMLNAQAARMLHEAQRSGAALALVFIDLDHFKQVNDTHGHLAGDALLRAVAARLQDSARASDLAARLGGDEFVLLLTRCDARQAALAAERLLNAFSRPVSLPQATLQPRASMGIALFPDDGADADTLLHCADLAMYQAKTAGGQCWRFHNAAMNDQARRLSLLEADLRQALAAGGLALHYQPQMQGGGLHGVEALLRWQHPTLGAIAPERLTRTADECGLRAELTRWVVGEACRQMADWRARGVAVPRVSVNLQGADLHEPELMQWLTQPLGAHGLQTADLAVEIAEDVLCSSDPVVLNSAHALRRHGIALALDSFGTGCCNLGTLHLLPVDELKLDGGFVRDIETSATARALIRAMLHIAHGLGLPLVAEGVETRAQQQFLRAHGCALAQGHLLSPPLSAPALERLLREAGTAAPQVSVPKTT, from the coding sequence GTGATCGCCACAATCGGCGCCGGGCTGCACGTGAGCGGCGTCTCGGCCGGTTTCACGCGCTTGCTCGGCCACGCCCCCATCCAGGCGCGGGGCCGGCGCCTGGACGAACTGCTGCGGGGCCCCGATACCGACGAGCCATCGCTGCAGGCGCTGTGCGCTGCCATTGCCTCGGGGCAGGAATGGCAGACCGTCTTGCTGATCCACACCGCCCACGGAGCGGCGCGGTGGATGGCCGTCAGTGCCAGCGCGCTGCGTGGCGATGGTGGCGCTGCGCCGCACTCGGTGGTCGTCCTGGACGAGGTCACCCACGTCGGCGACCACGCTGCGCTGCAGCACCTGGTACTCGACGCCATGGCTCAGGGTGCACCCCTGCACGACGCGGCGCGGCTGCTCTGCCGCGAAATGGAACAGGCCGTCCCCGGATGCACCGCCGTGCTGTTGGCGCGCGACGCACAAGGCCGGCTGCGCATCGTTGCCGCGCCCAGCCTGCCGCCGGCGCTCGAAAGCCTCGTCGACGGCCATGCCGGCGGCGCCCGGTGCGGCTGCTGCACGGCCGCCACCACCGGCCAGGCCGTGCGGGCTGCCGACATCGCCAGTGACCCGCGCTGGGACGCCGTGGGCGGCGCCTTCGTCGCCCACGGGCTCCAGGCCTGCCACGCCTACCCCGTCGCCAGCCGCGAAGGCGCGGTGCTCGGCGTTTTCGCACTCTATTGCCCCGAGACCCTGGACACGGACGGCTGGCACGGGCAACTTGCCAACGCCGGCCTGCGCCTGTGCACACTGCTGCTGGAGCGCGAGCACGAACGCGCGCGCATCCACCAGCTTGCTTACTACGACGGTCTGACCGGTCTGGCCAACCGCAGCATGCTCAATGCGCAGGCCGCGCGCATGCTGCACGAGGCGCAGCGCAGCGGCGCCGCGCTGGCACTGGTGTTCATCGACCTGGATCACTTCAAGCAGGTCAACGATACGCACGGCCATCTGGCCGGCGACGCGCTGCTGCGTGCCGTGGCGGCGCGCCTGCAAGACAGCGCTCGCGCGAGCGACCTGGCCGCCCGGCTTGGAGGCGACGAGTTCGTGCTGCTGCTCACGCGCTGCGACGCGCGCCAGGCGGCCCTTGCCGCCGAGCGGCTGTTGAACGCCTTCAGCCGGCCGGTGTCGTTGCCTCAGGCCACGCTGCAGCCACGCGCCAGCATGGGCATCGCCCTGTTTCCCGACGACGGGGCCGATGCCGACACCCTCTTGCACTGCGCCGACCTGGCGATGTACCAGGCCAAGACCGCAGGCGGCCAGTGCTGGCGCTTTCACAACGCAGCGATGAACGACCAGGCCCGCCGCCTGTCACTGCTGGAAGCCGACCTGCGCCAGGCGCTGGCCGCGGGCGGCCTGGCGCTGCACTACCAGCCGCAGATGCAGGGTGGCGGCCTGCACGGCGTCGAAGCGCTGCTGCGCTGGCAGCACCCCACTCTGGGCGCCATCGCGCCCGAGCGCCTGACGCGCACCGCAGACGAATGCGGCCTGCGCGCCGAACTCACGCGCTGGGTGGTAGGCGAAGCCTGCCGCCAGATGGCCGATTGGCGCGCCCGTGGCGTGGCCGTGCCGCGGGTGTCGGTGAACCTGCAGGGTGCCGATCTGCACGAGCCCGAACTGATGCAGTGGCTGACGCAGCCGCTCGGCGCACACGGTCTGCAGACTGCGGACCTGGCGGTGGAAATCGCCGAGGACGTCCTGTGCTCATCCGACCCCGTGGTGCTGAACAGCGCCCACGCGCTGCGCCGCCACGGCATCGCGCTGGCGCTGGACAGCTTCGGCACCGGCTGCTGCAACCTGGGGACGCTGCATCTGCTGCCGGTCGACGAACTGAAGCTGGACGGCGGCTTCGTGCGCGACATCGAGACCAGCGCCACGGCCCGCGCCCTCATCCGCGCCATGCTGCACATCGCGCACGGCCTGGGCCTGCCCCTGGTCGCCGAGGGCGTGGAGACTCGCGCGCAGCAGCAATTCCTGCGCGCCCACGGCTGCGCGCTGGCACAAGGCCACCTGTTGTCGCCGCCACTGTCCGCGCCGGCGCTGGAGCGCCTGCTGCGCGAGGCCGGTACGGCAGCACCGCAAGTTTCGGTGCCAAAAACCACTTGA
- a CDS encoding ExbD/TolR family protein: protein MAFGRFAEPARPRPMSEINVTPLVDVMLVLVVIFILAAPLLASSIRLELPRAASAEPPGGAASVLLALDKAGQAYLDGDALPPEALAERLRHIASSEPDAELRLSADAAVPYGRVVQIVGAAQAAGLTHIGFTALPEER from the coding sequence ATGGCCTTCGGTCGCTTCGCCGAACCGGCCCGCCCGCGCCCGATGAGCGAGATCAACGTCACGCCGCTGGTGGACGTGATGCTGGTGCTGGTCGTGATCTTCATCCTGGCGGCGCCCTTGCTTGCCAGCAGTATTCGGCTGGAGCTGCCGCGCGCCGCGTCCGCCGAGCCGCCCGGGGGTGCCGCTTCCGTGCTGCTGGCCCTGGACAAGGCCGGACAGGCCTACCTTGATGGCGATGCCCTGCCGCCCGAGGCCTTGGCCGAACGCCTGCGGCACATCGCCTCCAGTGAGCCAGACGCCGAACTGCGCCTGAGCGCCGACGCGGCCGTGCCCTATGGTCGCGTGGTGCAAATCGTTGGTGCGGCCCAGGCTGCGGGCTTGACGCACATCGGCTTTACCGCTCTGCCCGAGGAGCGGTAA
- a CDS encoding MotA/TolQ/ExbB proton channel family protein — MNALQWLREADAVIQVCAVVLLAMSVASWVVILYKLRLMAQARTDVARAGEALWAAPALEPALGRIRALDRHALVWPLVVAAAQLQGAGRSDALTHQAPLAQRATRALRGALHAALARLRWGQVLLATVGATAPFVGLLGTVWGIQHALTQLAVGGQISIERLAGPVGEALIMTAAGLAAAIPAVLAYNGFGRWVGEVEAELEGLAHDLHALVLDPPAPER, encoded by the coding sequence ATGAACGCATTGCAGTGGCTGCGCGAGGCCGACGCCGTCATCCAGGTCTGCGCCGTGGTCCTGCTGGCCATGTCGGTCGCCAGCTGGGTGGTCATCCTCTACAAGCTGCGTCTGATGGCGCAGGCGCGCACCGACGTGGCGCGCGCCGGTGAGGCGCTGTGGGCGGCGCCCGCGTTGGAGCCGGCGCTTGGGCGCATCCGCGCGCTCGATCGCCACGCCCTGGTCTGGCCGCTGGTGGTCGCTGCCGCACAGCTGCAGGGCGCGGGCCGCTCCGACGCGCTGACACACCAGGCGCCGCTGGCGCAACGTGCCACCCGTGCGCTGCGCGGCGCGCTGCATGCGGCGCTGGCCCGGCTGCGCTGGGGCCAGGTGCTGCTGGCCACCGTGGGCGCCACCGCGCCCTTCGTCGGGCTGCTGGGCACCGTCTGGGGCATTCAGCATGCGCTCACGCAGCTGGCGGTCGGCGGTCAGATCAGCATCGAACGCCTGGCCGGCCCGGTGGGCGAGGCGCTCATCATGACCGCGGCGGGCCTGGCGGCGGCGATCCCGGCGGTGCTGGCCTACAACGGCTTTGGCCGCTGGGTCGGCGAGGTTGAGGCCGAACTCGAAGGCTTGGCGCACGACCTGCACGCGCTGGTGCTCGACCCGCCCGCGCCGGAGCGCTGA